One genomic segment of Trichococcus shcherbakoviae includes these proteins:
- a CDS encoding Gfo/Idh/MocA family protein has protein sequence MKIGVIGLGNIAQKAYLPVMVEMQDEVEWHLCSRNREKLEAVGKKFGFQHLYTSIEEWLDSGIEAAFVHVATVAHAEIIRKLLERGISVYVDKPISDDLEETKQLIELADAKGLLLTAGFNRRFAPMVERLKGIPDKKMILIQKDRVKNVEPVRFAVYDLFIHIADTALYLLDDEVVSVQSHLVENEGELKRLWLMLETKSATCFVSMNYEAGANQEVMEVQSPEGIARVLNLTDMTIQQKNGKQQIAFGDWEGTLRKRGFEPLIDSFVAGVKEHTNPVSTESSYLSHSLCEKILADNGFGNKPNG, from the coding sequence ATGAAAATTGGAGTCATCGGGTTAGGTAACATTGCACAAAAGGCGTATCTCCCGGTCATGGTCGAGATGCAGGATGAGGTGGAATGGCATCTGTGCTCGCGAAACAGAGAGAAGCTGGAAGCCGTAGGAAAAAAATTTGGCTTCCAGCATTTGTATACCTCGATCGAGGAATGGTTGGACAGCGGAATCGAGGCTGCCTTTGTGCACGTAGCTACCGTTGCCCATGCGGAAATCATCCGCAAGTTGCTGGAGCGCGGCATTTCGGTCTATGTGGACAAGCCCATCAGTGATGATCTGGAAGAAACAAAGCAATTGATTGAGTTGGCGGACGCTAAGGGCTTGCTCCTTACAGCTGGCTTCAACCGCCGTTTTGCTCCGATGGTGGAACGGTTGAAAGGGATTCCTGACAAAAAGATGATCCTTATTCAGAAGGATCGCGTGAAGAACGTGGAACCCGTCCGCTTCGCCGTCTACGATTTGTTCATCCATATCGCGGATACCGCTTTGTATTTGTTGGATGATGAGGTGGTGTCGGTGCAATCGCATCTGGTCGAAAACGAAGGGGAGTTGAAACGGCTATGGCTGATGCTCGAAACGAAGAGCGCCACTTGTTTCGTTTCGATGAACTATGAAGCGGGAGCCAATCAGGAAGTCATGGAAGTCCAAAGTCCGGAGGGGATCGCGCGCGTCCTGAATTTGACCGATATGACCATCCAACAAAAAAATGGCAAGCAGCAAATTGCTTTCGGCGATTGGGAAGGGACGCTCCGCAAAAGAGGATTCGAGCCATTGATCGATTCGTTTGTCGCGGGCGTAAAGGAACATACCAACCCAGTCTCCACAGAATCAAGCTATCTGAGCCATTCGTTGTGCGAGAAAATTCTCGCCGACAACGGATTCGGAAACAAGCCAAACGGATAG